From Bacillus sp. SM2101, a single genomic window includes:
- a CDS encoding sodium:solute symporter family protein: MDTQFIVSLSLILASFAIYIGIALYNKAKVTSDFYVAGRGVPSVFNGMAIGADWMSAASFIGLAGTVMLLGYDGLAYIMGWTGGYLLLTFLLAPQLRKYGRYTVPEFIGDRFNSHTARIIAAICTIIISFTYSIGQLSGSGVVIGRLFEVDAKFGTMIGVILIAFYAGFGGMKGVTWTQVAQYIILITAYLVPVIFMSLQITNNPLPWLSYGNVVSQLGEIDRELGISEYFAPFTNGSKWQFLALMFTLMAGTAGLPHVIVRFYTVSTMKAARWSGAWALLFIGLLYLTAPAYAAFSRFILMKNVVGNPVDSLPAWTTSWVNTGKLSIADTNADGILQWPELLINKDIVVMATPEIANLGVFVIGLVAAGAMAAALSTAGGLMIAISSSFAHDIYYRVLNPNATDKTRLKVARWTIIIATVVAGITALDPPGAITQIVAWAFAIASGTFFPALVLGVWWKRANAKGVTWGMVVGLVVTLGYIFAAKYGDFSIAGIIDTGAGIFGAVAALLTNIIVSLVTKAPSQQLQEEVINLRYPEGVVYKGGDVWIQD, translated from the coding sequence ATGGATACACAGTTTATAGTCTCGTTATCTCTTATCCTTGCTTCGTTTGCAATATATATTGGTATAGCATTATACAATAAAGCGAAAGTCACTTCGGACTTTTATGTTGCTGGTCGTGGTGTTCCATCTGTTTTTAATGGTATGGCAATTGGTGCTGATTGGATGAGCGCTGCTTCTTTTATCGGTTTAGCAGGAACGGTTATGCTACTAGGATACGACGGCCTTGCCTATATCATGGGGTGGACAGGTGGATACTTACTTCTGACATTTTTACTTGCGCCACAGCTTCGTAAATACGGTAGATATACAGTTCCAGAATTTATTGGCGATCGATTTAATAGTCATACAGCACGAATCATTGCGGCTATATGCACAATCATTATTAGCTTTACTTATTCAATTGGACAGCTTTCGGGATCTGGTGTAGTCATAGGAAGACTTTTTGAAGTTGATGCAAAATTTGGAACGATGATAGGGGTAATCTTAATTGCTTTTTATGCAGGTTTCGGAGGAATGAAAGGGGTTACATGGACGCAGGTTGCACAATATATTATTTTAATTACTGCATACTTAGTACCTGTGATTTTTATGTCACTACAAATTACAAATAATCCACTTCCATGGCTTTCTTATGGAAATGTCGTATCACAGTTAGGGGAAATAGATAGAGAGCTTGGGATTTCTGAGTATTTTGCACCATTTACAAATGGATCAAAATGGCAATTTTTAGCATTGATGTTTACTTTAATGGCTGGAACAGCAGGCTTGCCACATGTTATCGTGCGTTTTTATACAGTATCAACGATGAAAGCAGCCCGTTGGTCAGGTGCTTGGGCATTGTTGTTTATCGGTTTATTATATTTGACAGCCCCAGCATATGCTGCATTTTCACGGTTTATTCTTATGAAAAATGTGGTTGGTAACCCAGTTGATTCTCTCCCAGCTTGGACGACTAGCTGGGTTAATACTGGGAAATTATCAATAGCAGATACAAATGCAGATGGTATTTTACAATGGCCGGAGTTATTAATTAATAAAGATATTGTGGTTATGGCTACACCTGAGATAGCAAACCTAGGTGTGTTTGTTATAGGCCTTGTTGCTGCAGGAGCGATGGCTGCTGCATTATCAACAGCAGGGGGACTAATGATTGCAATTTCATCATCGTTTGCTCATGACATATATTATCGGGTTCTTAATCCAAATGCTACAGACAAAACAAGGTTAAAAGTAGCACGTTGGACGATTATTATTGCAACAGTAGTAGCAGGTATTACTGCGCTTGATCCGCCAGGGGCAATTACTCAGATCGTTGCATGGGCTTTTGCAATTGCTTCAGGTACTTTTTTTCCAGCATTAGTATTAGGTGTTTGGTGGAAACGAGCAAATGCAAAAGGTGTGACATGGGGCATGGTTGTTGGCTTAGTTGTTACATTAGGATATATATTTGCAGCAAAATATGGCGATTTTTCTATTGCAGGAATTATTGATACAGGAGCTGGTATATTTGGTGCGGTAGCTGCATTGTTAACAAATATTATCGTATCATTAGTCACAAAAGCACCTTCCCAACAACTACAAGAAGAAGTGATTAATCTTCGTTATCCAGAAGGGGTTGTTTATAAAGGTGGAGATGTGTGGATACAAGATTAA
- a CDS encoding sodium/substrate symporter small subunit has translation MKKLDKQIADSYFRKHTRNVVIYLVIWLMVSFGVVFFAEILQFNINGFPFHYFMGAQGAILIFILLLFINARVSDKLDEKYGFSTTTQQLDESMKSQKF, from the coding sequence GTGAAAAAGCTGGATAAACAAATTGCAGATTCGTATTTTCGGAAACATACCCGTAATGTTGTTATCTATTTAGTTATTTGGTTAATGGTCTCTTTTGGTGTTGTTTTTTTTGCAGAGATTTTACAATTCAATATAAATGGGTTCCCATTTCACTATTTTATGGGGGCTCAGGGAGCAATTTTGATTTTTATTTTACTCCTATTCATCAATGCTAGAGTAAGTGACAAGTTAGATGAGAAATATGGATTTAGTACAACAACACAGCAACTAGATGAGAGTATGAAGTCGCAAAAATTTTAA
- a CDS encoding disulfide oxidoreductase: MNNQNNLNNYLFISWAVSLIATLGSLFFSEVMMFIPCELCWYQRILMYPLVIILGIALVKKDYSISLYSFVLSTIGGLISIYHLSIQKISFMGEHSLSCGMIPCNVEYINWMGFITIPFLALIAFVLISVFSLITMKTYKELD, from the coding sequence ATGAATAACCAAAATAACCTAAATAATTATCTGTTTATTTCGTGGGCAGTATCATTAATTGCTACATTAGGTAGTTTATTTTTCTCTGAGGTTATGATGTTCATACCGTGTGAATTATGCTGGTATCAACGTATACTGATGTATCCACTCGTTATCATCCTTGGAATTGCATTGGTAAAAAAAGATTATTCTATCTCACTATATTCATTTGTCCTATCTACTATAGGGGGATTGATTTCTATTTACCATTTATCCATTCAAAAGATCTCTTTCATGGGTGAACATTCATTATCATGTGGCATGATACCATGTAATGTCGAATATATTAATTGGATGGGCTTTATTACCATTCCTTTCCTTGCACTAATTGCATTTGTATTAATATCCGTTTTT